The Aedes aegypti strain LVP_AGWG chromosome 3, AaegL5.0 Primary Assembly, whole genome shotgun sequence genome contains a region encoding:
- the LOC5577235 gene encoding alpha-N-acetylglucosaminidase codes for MIGFAQLMLLVFAYSVSIAEADPYHSAHILKHVKSNVDLSIQKQAAQELIGRILPERAHQFEVELNGRLKLNSFKILKTNDSTSVSITGSNGVAAAKGFYYYLKYYCGCHVSWDGDQLNLPDDLPEVDVEIQAPSSIVYYQNVCTWSYSFSWWTWKEWRRHIDWMAMQGITLSLAPFQEDLWAELYTEYNISQHDIDGHLSGPGFFAWQRMGNIRGWGGPLTTNFINFSKKLQNQVIDEMRRLGMVLALPAFAGHLPVQFAQLYPEAKLTPVENWNGFPAQYASPLFLDPIDPLFQEIGKRFLTKVIERYGSNHIYFCDPFNEIQPRSFSAKYLSSASAGIYKAMNDVDPFAVWLLQGWMFVKNPYWSDVAIRAFLQAVPLGRMLVLDLQSEQFPQYDRTESYHGQPFIWCMLSNFGGTLGMLGSVDLVFQRIRDVRTNDSMTMIGTGITPEGINQNYGLYEFALEMGWNPNIDNVEEWFRTYASVRYGTQDKRLKDAWSMFRYTVYSFKEQEMMRGKYTFNRRPSLKLHPWLWYNETLFNAGVQLLLESNSTNTLFRNDVVDLTRQFLQNTADRLYLNIMEAYNTKNPNSVKYLSILFQKLLEDMDRLLRTDQHFLLGRWLESAKAVAETSLERQKYEYNARNQITLWGPQGQIVDYANKQWAGMVQDFFLPRWKLFLTEMTKDVEQNRTLNEGKVRDKIFKMVELPFCTSNKRYPIRPDGDALLVARELFEAWSDRAQRFKELPLKPTKMAKKLKRHKHVV; via the exons ATGATTGGCTTTGCGCAGCTTATGCTGCTTGTGTTTGCCTATTCCGTTTCGATCGCTGAAGCCGATCCTTATCACAGTGCACACATTTTGAAGCATGTCAAATCGAACGTCGACTTATCCATTCAGAAACAGGCCGCGCAGGAACTGATCGGACGAATTCTTCCCGAGCGAGCCCATCAATTCGAAGTGGAGCTCAATGGTCGACTCAAGCTGAATTCGTTCAAG ATCCTCAAAACGAATGACTCTACATCTGTTTCCATCACCGGATCCAATGGCGTGGCCGCCGCCAAAGGATTTTATTATTATCTCAAATACTATTGCGGGTGCCACGTTTCGTGGGATGGCGATCAACTGAATCTGCCGGATGACTTACCGGAGGTCGACGTAGAAATACAAGCTCCCAGCAG CATAGTGTACTACCAGAACGTTTGCACTTGGTCGTACTCCTTCAGCTGGTGGACATGGAAGGAATGGCGTCGCCATATAGACTGGATGGCCATGCAAGGCATCACCCTCAGTTTAGCTCCGTTTCAGGAAGATCTATGGGCTGAACTATACACAGAGTACAACATAAGCCAACATGACATAGATGGCCATTTGTCCGGACCTGGCTTTTTCGCTTGGCAACGTATGGGTAACATTCGAGGTTGGGGTGGACCTCTAACGACAAACTTcatcaatttctcaaaaaagcttcaaaatcagGTTATTGATGAGATGCGACGGTTGGGTATGGTTTTGGCGCTACCAGCATTTGCCGGTCATCTTCCGGTTCAGTTTGCCCAGCTTTACCCAGAAGCCAAACTAACTCCTGTGGAAAACTGGAATGGATTCCCTGCTCAGTATGCTAGTCCGTTATTTTTGGATCCCATCGATCCCCTATTTCAAGAAATCGGGAAACGGTTTCTTACCAAAGTGATCGAGCGCTATGGAAGCAATCACATCTACTTCTGCGATCCGTTCAATGAAATCCAGCCACGAAGCTTCAGTGCAAAATACTTGTCCAGTGCTTCGGCTGGAATTTACAAAGCGATGAACGACGTAGATCCGTTTGCAGTTTGGCTGCTTCAAGGGTGGATGTTTGTTAAGAACCCCTACTGGAGCGATGTTGCGATACGGGCCTTCTTGCAGGCAGTCCCATTAGGAAGAATGCTCGTGCTGGATCTCCAATCTGAACAGTTTCCACAGTATGATCGAACAGAGTCCTATCACGGCCAACCGTTTATCTGGTGCATGTTGAGCAACTTTGGTGGAACGCTGGGAATGCTTGGATCCGTTGATCTGGTCTTTCAACGAATTcgtgatgtaagaactaacgaCAGTATGACCATGATTGGGACAGGAATCACTCCGGAGGGAATCAACCAGAACTACGGACTTTATGAGTTTGCGTTGGAGATGGGATGGAATCCGAACATCGATAACGTTGAAGAGTGGTTCAGAACTTACGCTTCTGTTCGATATGGAACCCAAGACAAGCGATTGAAGGACGCATGGAGCATGTTCCGATACACGGTTTATTCTTTCAAAGAGCAGGAGATGATGCGGGGTAAATACACGTTCAATCGTAGACCGAGCCTGAAACTGCATCCTTGG CTTTGGTACAACGAAACCCTCTTCAACGCCGGAGTTCAGCTGCTGCTGGAATCAAATTCAACCAACACCTTATTTCGCAATGACGTAGTTGACTTAACGCGTCAATTCCTACAAAACACCGCCGATCGCTTATATCTCAACATAATGGAAGCTTATAATACCAAGAATCCGAACTCCGTGAAATACCTATCTATTCTCTTCCAAAAACTTTTGGAAGACATGGATCGTCTGCTTCGTACAGATCAACACTTCCTGCTAGGCCGATGGCTCGAATCAGCAAAAGCTGTCGCAGAAACCAGCTTGGAGCGTCAAAAGTACGAATACAACGCTCGTAATCAGATAACCCTCTGGGGTCCGCAAGGTCAAATCGTTGACTATGCGAACAAACAGTGGGCTGGAATGGTACAGGACTTTTTCCTCCCAAGGTGGAAGCTATTTCTGACGGAGATGACGAAAGATGTCGAACAAAATAGAACGCTCAACGAGGGGAAGGTGAGGGACAAGATATTCAAAATGGTTGAACTGCCGTTCTGCACCAGCAACAAACGATATCCGATACGTCCTGATGGGGATGCACTATTGGTTGCACGGGAGCTGTTTGAAGCGTGGAGTGATCGAGCTCAACGATTCAAGGAGCTACCGCTGAAACCAACTAAGATGGCGAAGAAGTTGAAAAGGCATAAGCATGTGGTTTAA
- the LOC5577234 gene encoding uncharacterized protein LOC5577234 yields the protein MDLDALPPELVWHILDNLTELRDRKNASLVCKGWNWMLFNSPVVLRAVRLRVCPKVASLERTDAEEVFNQMSDVMVHSKRNYSNVEFFHVNFERPMARELLFFMVQLCCDSIESLAFTNCHGLRRSELWQVLELLPWLTELMISGGIYYDEFDNDAKVTELNRLESLSLDIGDDCRLYQDFLTITPSLSKFSVRTIHGCVDLRDVVLTRYFSQQLNTLSFITSRCFNHSEFSDMNFANLTKLNLKLSGSVWPQLFKQMKLLNELHIDAGINDEVIAAICGTSTKLRKLSLLCSGFVECKKFNMLSRLEHLEDLQLRGIYKFSWRHVTFSKLRRLHVDNVATDFTNFLKELTTLKSLEIHDTKLKNEQLIKFTLNAPTIERLELAFCNKLSDKAFKHLADMPDLEELRLWAINVSKTIDERMICPKLKKVIFYFNDNIEDSTLEALAKKLPHLRLLVLYDCYRISPQGVADLRKTMPNCNVLELYRGDELPPALVAERQIYYRNAEFPNGVLKQELPFQWY from the exons ATGGATCTGGACGCTCTGCCGCCGGAGCTGGTGTGGCACATCTTGGACAATCTCACTGAGCTTCGGGACCGTAAGAATGCCTCGCTGGTGTGCAAAGGTTGGAACTGGATGCTGTTCAACTCACCGGTAGTTCTTCGGGCAGTAAGGTTACGCGTTTGTCCCAAAGTGGCCAGCCTGGAACGGACAGACGCCGAAGAGGTGTTCAACCAGATGAGCGATGTTATGGTTCACAGCAAAAGGAATTATAGTAATGTGGAGTTCTTTCACGTTAATTTCGAGAGACCGATGGCACGTGAGCTGTTGTTTTTTATGGTGCAGCTGTGTTGCGATTCGATTGAGAGTTTGGCCTTTACGAATTGCCATGGATTACGGCGAAGTGAATTGTGGCAGGTGTTGGAATTACTGCCATGGTTGACGGAGCTCATGATTTCCGGAGGAATCTACTATGACGAATTTGATAACGATGCGAAAGTTACTGAGTTGAATCGATTGGAAAGCTTATCGTTGGACATTGGAGACGACTGCCGACTGTATCAGGACTTTCTAACAATCACACCGAGTTTGTCGAAGTTCAGCGTACGAACAATCCACGGTTGTGTGGATTTGCGAGACGTTGTTCTGACACGATATTTCAGCCAGCAATTAAATACGCTAAGCTTCATCACAAGCAGATGTTTCAATCATTCTGAATTTTCAGACATGAATTTCGCAAATTTGACGAAGCTGAATCTGAAGCTGTCCGGCTCAGTGTGGCCACAGTTGTTCAAGCAGATGAAGTTACTAAACGAGCTGCACATAGATGCTGGAATTAATGATGAAGTGATAGCAGCCATTTGTGGAACGTCGACAAAACTACGCAAATTAAGCCTTCTGTGTTCTGGATTCGTAGAGTGCAAGAAgttcaacatgctttccagaTTAGAACACCTTGAAGATCTACAACTACGTGGCATTTACAAATTCAGCTGGCGGCACGTTACTTTCAGCAAACTAAGACGACTACACGTTGACAACGTGGCTACCGACTTTaccaattttttgaaggaactcaccacgctgaaatccttggaaattCACGACACCAAACTTAAGAACGAGCagctgatcaaattcaccctgAATGCGCCCACGATTGAGCGGTTGGAATTGGCATTCTGCAACAAACTGAGCGATAAGGCCTTCAAGCACTTGGCCGATATGCCGGATCTGGAAGAACTACGGCTGTGGGCAATCAATGTCTCCAAGACCATCGATGAGCGTATGATTTGTCCCAAGCTGAAGAAAGTTATCTTCTATTTCAACGATAAT attGAGGATTCCACCCTGGAGGCACTTGCCAAAAAACTACCTCACTTAAGGCTGCTGGTGCTGTACGATTGCTACCGAATAAGTCCGCAGGGCGTGGCAGATCTTCGCAAAACGATGCCCAACTGTAACGTGCTCGAGTTGTATCGAGGCGATGAGCTTCCGCCGGCACTGGTAGCAGAACGTCAGATTTACTACCGGAATGCCGAGTTTCCGAACGGAGTTCTCAAACAAGAACTTCCATTCCAGTGGTATTGA